In the Streptobacillus moniliformis DSM 12112 genome, one interval contains:
- a CDS encoding RluA family pseudouridine synthase, whose translation MLVEDIGSNLERIDIYLSKKLDETRSRIQELIKSNNILVNGKKTKASYKVNFGDEIFIDIPLLKEVDIIPQDIDIDIVYEDKYLAIINKYAGMVVHPSKGHEEDTLVNAIMYKIKDLSGINGDLRPGIVHRLDKNTSGLIIIAKDDKTHFKLSEMFKNKEIKKIYYAIVKGKVNKKSGRIETMIGRNPNDRKKMAVVDNGKLAITNFEVIDSNEKFSLLKVDLETGRTHQIRVHLSHFFFPILGDSVYGRKDEYDRQMLHAYMLNFIHPITLEKIDVIGNFHSDFLRALSNTKLRIK comes from the coding sequence ATGTTAGTTGAGGATATTGGTTCTAATTTAGAAAGAATAGATATATATTTATCAAAGAAATTGGATGAAACTAGAAGTAGAATACAAGAGCTTATTAAATCTAATAATATTTTAGTTAATGGAAAAAAAACTAAAGCTTCATATAAGGTTAATTTTGGTGATGAGATTTTTATTGATATACCTCTTTTAAAAGAGGTTGATATTATTCCACAGGATATAGATATAGATATAGTTTATGAGGATAAGTATTTAGCTATAATAAATAAATATGCAGGAATGGTAGTTCATCCATCTAAGGGACATGAAGAAGATACTCTAGTTAATGCTATCATGTATAAAATTAAGGATTTATCAGGTATTAATGGAGATCTAAGACCAGGAATAGTTCATAGACTTGATAAAAATACATCAGGTTTAATTATCATAGCAAAGGATGATAAAACTCATTTTAAATTATCCGAAATGTTTAAAAATAAGGAAATAAAGAAAATATATTATGCTATAGTTAAAGGAAAAGTTAATAAAAAAAGTGGAAGAATTGAAACTATGATAGGAAGAAATCCTAATGATAGAAAGAAAATGGCAGTAGTTGATAATGGTAAACTTGCTATTACTAATTTTGAAGTTATAGATAGTAATGAAAAATTTTCTTTATTGAAAGTAGATCTTGAAACAGGAAGAACTCATCAAATTAGGGTACATCTTTCACATTTTTTCTTTCCTATATTAGGGGATAGCGTATATGGTAGAAAAGATGAATATGATAGGCAAATGCTTCATGCATATATGTTAAATTTTATTCATCCTATTACATTAGAAAAAATAGATGTAATAGGTAATTTTCATAGTGATTTTTTAAGAGCTTTATCAAATACTAAACTTAGAATAAAATAA
- a CDS encoding HD domain-containing protein, with translation MIRKFYEYFFQKIDIEEMEKILEILSEDEKRIFLSQSKYDKLHSINVFKGVKKINLPEIYLKLALLHDNGKDNASFLLRVMHKIGIKTRLVKHMEIGSKRLYKYNKELARLILIHHDKNVDENMKKFQGVDDVS, from the coding sequence ATGATAAGAAAGTTTTATGAATATTTTTTTCAAAAGATAGATATAGAAGAAATGGAGAAAATATTAGAAATATTAAGTGAAGATGAAAAAAGAATTTTTTTATCTCAGAGTAAATATGATAAATTACATAGTATTAATGTGTTTAAGGGTGTTAAGAAAATTAATTTACCTGAAATATATTTAAAACTTGCACTTTTACATGATAATGGAAAAGATAATGCTTCTTTTTTATTAAGAGTTATGCATAAGATAGGAATAAAAACAAGACTTGTAAAACATATGGAAATAGGTAGCAAAAGACTTTATAAATACAATAAGGAACTTGCAAGATTAATATTAATTCATCATGATAAAAATGTAGATGAAAATATGAAAAAATTTCAAGGAGTGGATGATGTTAGTTGA
- a CDS encoding HAD family hydrolase, translating into MKKKLVIFDLDGTLLNSIYAIANATNKALEHFGLKTYEPMEYNYFVGNGLRKLVQIIIEKEKYDKSVDEIMEVLLKIYDKEYDYNLKPYKGIEKLLDHLTLNDIKFAVVTNKDHDLAVKSCMIEELKPYNFYKIIGVDPEKIHERKPSNINVLRLRDELNLKNEDILFVGDMLVDKETAENSGIDFIYCNWGFGEVKGEKGIKEDTRVNTVDEIIEKYL; encoded by the coding sequence ATGAAAAAAAAGTTAGTGATATTTGATTTAGATGGTACATTACTTAATTCAATATATGCTATTGCTAATGCAACTAATAAAGCATTAGAACATTTTGGATTAAAGACTTATGAGCCTATGGAGTATAATTATTTTGTTGGTAATGGATTAAGAAAATTAGTACAGATAATAATAGAAAAAGAAAAATATGATAAAAGTGTTGATGAAATTATGGAAGTTTTACTTAAAATATATGACAAAGAATATGACTATAATCTAAAACCATATAAGGGAATAGAAAAATTACTTGATCATCTGACTTTAAATGACATAAAATTTGCAGTTGTTACTAATAAGGATCATGACTTAGCAGTTAAATCATGTATGATAGAAGAATTAAAACCATATAATTTCTATAAAATAATAGGAGTAGATCCTGAAAAAATACATGAAAGAAAACCGTCTAATATAAATGTTTTAAGACTTAGAGATGAGCTAAATTTAAAAAATGAAGATATACTTTTTGTAGGTGATATGTTAGTAGATAAAGAAACTGCTGAAAATTCAGGAATAGATTTTATTTATTGTAATTGGGGATTTGGCGAGGTTAAAGGTGAAAAGGGTATAAAAGAGGATACTCGTGTAAATACAGTAGATGAAATAATAGAAAAGTATTTATGA
- the polA gene encoding DNA polymerase I: protein MKKILILDTSAIMYRAYFALMNFRNSNGEPVGAMLGFIKQLELALSYFSPEYVIAAKDVKRAELKRREIYKEYKENRSGMPDELVMQLDAIDGILEGYGIPIIKIPSYEADDVIASISKKYSKDYEIIILTGDKDLAQLINPNTSIALLGKKDENEPYKIIENDEDVIEYLGVKSYQIKDLFGLIGDSSDGIPGVLGIGPKTGAKLIAEYDNIDNIYANIDNIKGALQKKIIASKDLAYISRELATVFDELDIDLNIEDAKIKEKDFDKLSEIYLKYELRKEYEKLVKDKPKMDLKINEIEYPSLNDFITKINSVNEEISIYLGEEGIAFCNKDEVHYTFDISEEIGNLFEKGVSIRDIDSNLNVCIYSGKEWKNLGINFKNYFDILLASFTLGTDKSQKLETMAFDKLGLSIEEIDKKILNKFDATSFIEYRKNRLITMTYAIFKLKEVFMDLLEKENQLDIYLEEKEFTDVLIYMEKQGIAINQNYFEKYNLELEKKIKDIENKIYIESGESFNISSPKQLGEVLFETMGIEGVKKNKRGYSTDAEVLELLRDRGIKIAELLLEYRELVKLKSTYVEPLLKLSINGRIHTTYNQTGTATGRLSSSNPNLQNIPTRTYEGTKIREGFIASKGMKLVSFDYSQIELRVLAEISKDENLINAYKHNLDLHELTARKIFMLKDDEKVSKTQRNIAKVINFSVLYGKTPFGLSKELKITVSDAKLYINTYFKEYPKVRILLDDIIEKAKKDGYVETKFGTRRYVYDINSSNINIKEQAKRMAVNTVIQGTAANIIKKVMKEIYDKLCNDNVKMLLQVHDELIFEVREDINIFEEIRDIMQNTIVFDDVVLKVNGSEGDNWAVLK, encoded by the coding sequence TATGTAATAGCAGCTAAAGATGTTAAAAGAGCTGAACTTAAAAGACGTGAGATATATAAAGAGTATAAAGAAAATAGAAGTGGTATGCCTGATGAATTAGTGATGCAATTAGATGCTATAGATGGAATTTTAGAGGGATATGGTATTCCTATAATAAAAATTCCAAGTTACGAAGCTGATGATGTTATAGCATCTATTTCTAAAAAATATTCTAAAGATTATGAAATAATAATTCTTACAGGAGATAAGGATTTAGCCCAGCTTATAAACCCTAATACTTCTATTGCCCTTTTAGGAAAAAAAGATGAAAATGAACCATATAAGATAATAGAAAATGATGAAGATGTAATAGAATATTTAGGTGTTAAATCTTATCAAATTAAGGATTTATTTGGACTAATAGGAGATAGTAGTGATGGTATACCTGGAGTTTTAGGTATAGGGCCTAAAACAGGTGCTAAATTAATAGCAGAATATGATAATATAGATAATATTTATGCAAATATTGATAATATTAAAGGTGCATTACAAAAAAAAATAATAGCTTCAAAGGATTTAGCATATATTAGTAGAGAGTTAGCAACTGTATTTGATGAACTTGATATAGATTTAAATATAGAGGATGCTAAAATTAAAGAAAAAGATTTTGATAAGCTTTCAGAAATATATTTAAAGTATGAATTAAGAAAAGAATATGAAAAATTAGTTAAAGATAAACCTAAAATGGATCTTAAAATAAATGAAATAGAGTATCCAAGTTTAAATGATTTCATAACTAAAATTAATAGTGTAAATGAAGAAATTTCTATATATCTTGGTGAAGAAGGTATAGCTTTTTGTAATAAAGATGAAGTTCATTATACTTTTGATATTTCAGAAGAAATAGGAAATCTTTTTGAAAAAGGTGTAAGTATTAGAGATATTGATAGTAATCTTAATGTATGCATATATTCAGGTAAAGAATGGAAAAATTTAGGAATTAATTTTAAAAACTATTTTGATATTTTACTTGCAAGCTTTACATTAGGGACTGATAAATCTCAAAAATTAGAAACAATGGCATTTGATAAACTAGGGCTTTCTATAGAAGAAATAGATAAAAAAATATTAAATAAATTTGATGCTACTAGTTTTATAGAATATAGAAAAAATAGATTAATAACTATGACATATGCTATTTTTAAATTAAAAGAAGTATTTATGGACTTACTTGAAAAAGAAAATCAACTGGATATATATTTAGAAGAAAAAGAATTTACTGATGTTTTAATATATATGGAAAAACAAGGTATAGCTATAAATCAAAACTATTTTGAAAAATATAACTTAGAACTTGAAAAAAAGATAAAAGATATAGAAAATAAGATATATATTGAAAGTGGAGAAAGTTTTAATATTTCATCGCCTAAACAATTAGGAGAAGTTCTTTTTGAAACTATGGGTATAGAAGGCGTTAAAAAAAATAAAAGAGGATATTCAACTGATGCAGAAGTACTTGAGTTACTTAGAGATAGAGGGATTAAAATAGCAGAGCTGTTATTAGAATATAGGGAACTTGTAAAACTTAAATCGACATATGTAGAACCTTTATTAAAGCTTTCTATAAATGGGAGAATACATACTACATATAATCAGACTGGAACAGCTACTGGAAGATTATCATCTAGCAATCCTAACCTTCAAAATATACCTACAAGAACTTATGAGGGAACAAAAATTAGAGAAGGATTTATTGCTTCTAAGGGTATGAAACTTGTATCTTTTGATTACTCACAAATAGAATTAAGAGTACTTGCAGAAATATCTAAAGATGAAAATTTAATAAATGCATATAAACATAATTTAGACTTACATGAATTAACAGCAAGAAAAATATTTATGTTAAAAGATGATGAAAAAGTAAGTAAAACACAAAGAAATATAGCTAAGGTAATAAACTTTTCAGTTCTTTATGGTAAAACTCCTTTTGGTTTATCTAAGGAGCTTAAAATAACAGTTTCAGATGCCAAACTATATATAAATACATATTTTAAAGAATATCCCAAAGTAAGAATATTACTTGATGATATTATAGAAAAAGCAAAAAAAGATGGTTATGTTGAAACTAAATTTGGTACAAGAAGATATGTTTATGATATTAATTCATCTAATATAAATATAAAAGAACAGGCAAAAAGAATGGCAGTAAATACTGTAATTCAAGGAACTGCTGCAAATATTATTAAAAAAGTTATGAAAGAGATATATGACAAATTATGTAATGATAATGTTAAAATGTTACTTCAAGTACACGATGAATTAATATTTGAAGTTAGGGAAGATATAAATATTTTTGAAGAAATAAGAGATATTATGCAAAATACCATTGTTTTTGATGATGTAGTATTAAAAGTTAATGGAAGTGAAGGAGATAATTGGGCAGTTCTTAAGTAA